One Rosa chinensis cultivar Old Blush chromosome 5, RchiOBHm-V2, whole genome shotgun sequence genomic region harbors:
- the LOC112166628 gene encoding uncharacterized protein LOC112166628 — translation MEDMGSIWTTYQESTDDLNKKLLYTTLELETMKNLATESQENVKNLLNLLKVAYKERDEARDQLHKFFNKITASTPIDLPNVQFNQVVQPESPTLMPTKANSSITESNSLSETYNPQSHISSPVDSLFDAVSSPEFSNINMADSSNNMGFVKQPLVKEFNGSTIIPTGVVVSSGSSIKADPANEIIDNFVRGRPLPQKGMLLQAVMDAGPLLQTLLVAGPMPRWRNPPPLQPFKIPPVSIKGCEAAVSFNNQKPVASPTYVVHKTQNATSYPEMTRGFSQTCSAAMLNFNNVNPNAVSYLNNSRMPSSISSFDHQIPIAKRHRLQ, via the exons ATGGAGGACATGGGTTCTATATGGACTACCTATCAAGAG AGCACTGATGATTTGAACAAGAAGCTTCTTTACACTACCCTTGAGCTTGAAACAATGAAGAATTTAGCAACAGAGAGTCAAGAGAATGTGAAGAATCTACTCAATCTACTAAAGGTTGCatacaaagaaagagatgaagCCAGAGACCAGCTGCACAAGTTCTTCAACAAGATCACTGCTTCTACTCCAATTGACTTACCCAATGTGCAGTTTAATCAAGTAGTCCAGCCCGAAAGTCCGACTTTGATGCCCACAAAAGCAAACTCAAGCATTACTGAATCCAACAGCCTCTCTGAAACTTACAATCCCCAATCACATATCTCTTCTCCTGTTGATTCATTGTTTGATGCAGTCTCTTCCCCTGAGTTTTCCAATATCAACATGGCTGATTCTAGCAACAACATGGGTTTTGTGAAGCAGCCTTTGGTGAAAGAATTTAATGGAAGTACTATTATACCTACTGGTGTAGTAGTCTCTTCTGGTTCAAGTATCAAAGCTGATCCTGCTAATGAAATAATTGACAATTTTGTTAGGGGTAGGCCTTTGCCTCAGAAAGGGATGTTATTGCAAGCTGTGATGGATGCTGGTCCATTGCTTCAGACACTTCTCGTTGCAGGTCCTATGCCCCGGTGGCGAAATCCCCCTCCTTTGCAGCCCTTCAAAATCCCACCAGTTTCAATCAAAGGTTGTGAAGCTGCTGTGAGTTTTAACAACCAGAAACCAGTGGCAAGTCCTACCTATGTGGTTCATAAGACACAGAACGCAACATCTTATCCTGAGATGACTCGAGGCTTTTCTCAAACATGTTCAGCTGCCATGTTGAATTTCAACAATGTCAATCCTAATGCTGTTTCATACCTAAACAATTCAAGAATGCCGAGTTCAATTTCCAGTTTTGATCACCAAATCCCAATTGCCAAGCGGCATAGGCTTCAATGA
- the LOC112201896 gene encoding 60S ribosomal protein L23a — MAPAKGDVSKKGDPKSQALKAAKALKSGPTVKRTGKKIRTSVTFHRPKTLKKERNPKYPRISAPPRNKLDHYQILKYPLTTESAMKKIEDNNTLVFIVDIRADKKKIKDAVKKMYDIQTKKVNTLIRPDGTKKAYVRLTPDFDALDVANKIGII, encoded by the exons ATGGCTCCAGCTAAAG GTGATGTTTCCAAAAAGGGTGACCCAAAGTCACAAGCCTTGAAGGCTGCCAAAGCATTGAAGTCCGGACCTACTGTTAAGAGAACAGGGAAGAAGATCCGAACATCAGTTACGTTTCATCGGCCTAAGACATTGAAAAAGGAGAGGAACCCTAAGTACCCTCGTATTAGTGCTCCACCAAGGAACAAGCTTGATCATTATCAAATTTTGAAGTATCCTCTTACGACTGAATCTGCAATGAAAAAGATTGAAGATAACAACACTTTGGTATTTATTGTTGACATACGTGCtgacaagaagaaaataaaggatGCAGTCAAGAAAATGTATGACATTCAGACCAAGAAAGTGAATACCTTGATCAG GCCTGATGGTACTAAAAAGGCTTATGTTAGGTTGACCCCAGATTTTGATGCACTGGATGTGGCAAACAAAATTGGTATCATCTAA
- the LOC112163915 gene encoding RING-H2 finger protein ATL52, translated as MTSPGSRSPDPWLIASVAILCTFTVIFSYCKILKRCNTRSNPNHRRTLLNETNADDPSLQFQSPGLDFAIIRSLPITQFKKRSVAEDAEEHQSNTDCPVCLGEFEEGEWLRHLPKCNHAFHISCIDTWFVAHSNCPLCRSEVYDFIQDCPIPMHTLLETLRGSVIEERALHFHMLRSAVLENSPFGREARFSDGNV; from the coding sequence ATGACATCCCCAGGTTCTCGTTCTCCGGATCCGTGGCTCATTGCTTCTGTTGCTATCCTCTGCACTTTTACTGTCATCTTCAGTTATTGCAAGATACTGAAACGGTGCAATACAAGATCCAATCCAAACCACAGACGTACCCTTCTGAACGAGACCAACGCAGATGATCCATCTCTGCAGTTTCAAAGCCCAGGACTAGATTTCGCAATCATCCGGTCTCTACCCATAACTCAGTTTAAGAAGAGAAGTGTAGCAGAAGATGCAGAAGAGCACCAAAGCAACACAGACTGTCCAGTATGCTTGGGTGAATTTGAAGAAGGGGAATGGCTAAGACATCTACCCAAATGCAATCATGCATTCCACATATCTTGCATCGACACTTGGTTTGTGGCTCACTCAAATTGCCCCTTATGCAGATCAGAAGTCTATGATTTTATCCAGGACTGTCCTATTCCTATGCACACTCTGTTAGAGACACTGAGGGGAAGTGTAATTGAAGAAAGAGCGTTACACTTCCACATGCTGCGCTCTGCGGTCTTGGAGAACTCACCATTTGGACGTGAAGCAAGATTCAGCGACGGCAACGTGTAG